In one window of Erinaceus europaeus chromosome 17, mEriEur2.1, whole genome shotgun sequence DNA:
- the LOC103116524 gene encoding olfactory receptor 5D13-like, with the protein RNQENQSIEVTFILLGFSEYPDLQLPLFLLFLTIYTVTVLGNLGMILIIRINPKLHVPMYFFLSHLSFLDFCYSTVVTPKLLENLVVEDRTISFSGCISQFCFQCIFVVAETFMLAVMAYDRFVAVCNPLLYTTAMSFRLCSLLVGASYSWGLFCSGTLTYFLAESSYRGKNIIKNFFCEHSAIVSISYSDPYLSQHVILVLATFNEISSLVIILTSYVFIFITVMKMPSTGGRHKAFSTCASHLTAITIFHGTILFLYCVPNSKSSWLLIKVASIFYTIVIPMLNPLIYSLRNKDVKETVRKLVNTKLFCDIM; encoded by the coding sequence AGGAACcaggaaaaccagagcattgaAGTCACTTTCATTCTCTTGGGCTTCTCAGAATACCCAGATCTCCAGCTGCCCCTGTTCCTCTTATTCCTGACCATCTACACAGTCACTGTGCTGGGGAACCTGGGCATGATACTGATTATCAGGATCAACCCCAAACTCCACGTCCCAATGTACTTCTTCCTCAGTCATTTGTCCTTCCTTGATTTCTGTTACTCTACAGTGGTTACACCCAAACTGCTAGAAAACCTGGTTGTCGAAGACAGAACCATCTCTTTCTCAGGATGCATCTCTCAGTTCTGTTTTCAGTGCATATTTGTGGTGGCTGAAACATTCATGTTGGCAGTGATGGCCTACGACAGGTTTGTAGCAGTCTGTAACCCCCTGCTCTACACCACTGCAATGTCCTTCAGGCTCTGCTCCTTGCTGGTGGGGGCATCATACTCTTGGGGATTATTTTGTTCTGGGACCCTTACCTACTTTCTAGCAGAATCATCCTATAGAGgaaaaaatatcattaaaaacTTCTTCTGTGAGCATTctgccattgtttccatttcctACTCTGACCCCTACTTAAGCCAGCATGTTATTTTAGTTCTTGCTACCTTCAATGAAATAAGCAGCCTGGTGATCATTCTGACTTCTTATGTGTTCATTTTCATCACTGTTATGAAGATGCCCTCAACTGGAGGCCGTCACAAAGCCTTCTCCACATGTGCCTCCCACCTGACTGCCATCACCATCTTCCATGGAACCATCCTATTCCTCTACTGTGTTCCCAACTCCAAGAGCTCATGGCTCTTGATTAAGGTGGCCTCCATTTTTTACACAATAGTTATCCCCATGCTGAACCCTCTGATCTACAGCCTCAGAAATAAAGATGTGAAAGAGACAGTGAGGAAACTTGTCAACACTAAACTCTTCTGTGATATAATGTAA
- the LOC103116526 gene encoding olfactory receptor 5D13-like yields the protein MGIDRLINTPNLLLSFPSGAELSRGGVPGRNGEVVCPGKLGCCHDESQHFASLQNGYNLIAIFTVAFCPNLCLEIICSHTHSYELCIHFHCVLELLTLTVLEHQQSIWPFVIIINVSRDSRINLHIQILLLDSQNQLSYFNHRNLENQSTEVTFILLGFSEYPDLQLPLFLLFLTIYTVTVLGNLGMILIIRINPKLHVPMYFFLSHLSFLDFCYSTVVTPKLLENLVVEDRTISFSGCISQFCFQCIFVVAETFMLAVMAYDRFVAVCNPLLYTTPMSFRLCSLLVGASYSWGLICSGTLTYLLVESSYRGKNIIRNFVCEHAAIASVSYSDPYISQQTILVLATFNEISTLMIILTSYVFIFITVMKMPSTGGRRKAFSTCASHLTAHLTAITIFHGTILFLYCVPNSKNSWLMVMVGSVFYNVVIPMLNPLIYSLRNKDVKETVRKLVDTTLVMKCRGRKKIRTSS from the exons atgggcattgataggttaatCAATACCCCcaacctgcttctatctttccctagtggagcagagcttaGTAGAGGTGGTGTTCCTGGACgtaatggtgaggttgtctgcccagggaagttaggctgCTGTCATG ATGAGTCTCAGCACTTTGCAAGTTTACAGAACGGATATAACTTAATAGCCATATTTACTGTGGCCTTTTGTCCCAATTTGTGTCTGGAAATTATTTGTTCACATACTCACTCATATGAGCTCTGCATCCATTTTCACTGTGTGTTGGAGCTTCTTACACTCACAGTTCTTGAACACCAGCAGAGTATTTGGCCATTTGT GATAATAATAAATGTCTCAAGAGATTCCCGTATCAACTTGCACATTCAAATTTTGCTTCTTGATTCACAGAACCAACTTTCCTACTTTAATCACAGGAACCtggaaaaccagagcactgaagtcaCTTTCATTCTCTTGGGATTCTCAGAATACCCAGACCTCCAGCTGCCCCTGTTCCTCTTATTCCTGACCATCTACACAGTCACTGTGCTGGGGAACCTGGGCATGATACTGATTATCAGGATCAACCCCAAACTCCACGTCCCAATGTACTTCTTCCTCAGTCATTTGTCCTTCCTTGATTTCTGTTACTCTACAGTGGTTACACCCAAACTGCTAGAAAACCTGGTTGTCGAAGACAGAACCATCTCCTTCTCAGGATGCATCTCTCAGTTCTGTTTTCAGTGCATATTTGTGGTGGCTGAAACATTCATGTTGGCAGTGATGGCCTATGACAGGTTTGTAGCAGTCTGTAACCCCCTGCTCTACACCACTCCAATGTCCTTCAGGCTCTGCTCCTTGCTGGTGGGGGCATCATACTCTTGGGGTTTAATTTGCTCTGGGACCCTTACCTATTTACTAGTGGAATCATCCTACAGAGGAAAAAATATCATAAGAAATTTTGTCTGTGAACATGCAGCCATTGCCTCTGTGTCCTACTCTGACCCTTACATTAGCCAGCAGACTATTTTAGTCCTTGCTACCTTCAATGAAATCAGCACCCTCATGATCATTCTGACTTCTTATGTGTTCATTTTCATCACTGTTATGAAGATGCCTTCAACTGGTGGCCGCCGCAAAGCCTTCTCCACATGTGCTTCTCACCTGACAGCTCACCTGACAGCTATCACCATCTTCCATGGGACCATTCTTTTCCTCTACTGTGTTCCTAATTCTAAGAATTCATGGCTCATGGTCATGGTGGGCTCTGTGTTTTATAATGTAGTCATCCCCATGCTGAATCCTCTGATCTACAGCCTTAGGAATAAAGATGTCAAAGAAACTGTCAGGAAGTTAGTTGATACGACTTTAGTGATGAAATGTagaggtagaaaaaaaataaggacttCTTCGTGA
- the LOC132533693 gene encoding olfactory receptor 5D13-like: MCPPDNKNCVNQHYLKNIKNIAVILDGLKILPSDHTIGSVENSLHSENQLSYFNHRNLENQSTEVTFILLGFSEYPDLQLPLFLLFLTIYTVTVLGNLGMILIIRINPKLHIPMYFFLSHLSFLDFCYSTVVTPKLLENLVVEDRTISFSGCISQFFFQCIFVVAETFMLAVMAYDRFVAVCNPLLYTTAMSFRLCSLLVGASYSWGLICSGTLTYLLVESSYRGKNIIRNFVCEHAAIASVSYSDPYISQQTILVLATFNEISTLMIILTSYVFIFITVMKRPSTGGRRKAFSTCASHLTAITIFHGTILFLYCVPNSKNSWLMVKVGSVFYNVVIPMLNPLIYSLRNKDVKETARKFINTTLVMKCKARKK, encoded by the exons ATGTGCCCTCCTGACAACAAGAATTGTGTAAATCAACATTATCTCAAAAACATCAAGAATATAGCTGTG ATTTTGGATGGATTGAAAATTTTACCCTCTGACCATACAATTGGTTCAGTGGAAAACAGTCTTCACAGTGAG AACCAACTTTCCTACTTTAATCACAGGAACCtggaaaaccagagcactgaagtcaCTTTCATTCTCTTGGGATTCTCAGAATACCCAGACCTCCAGCTGCCCCTGTTCCTCTTATTCCTGACCATCTACACAGTCACTGTGCTGGGGAACCTGGGCATGATACTGATTATCAGGATCAACCCCAAACTCCACATTCCAATGTACTTCTTCCTCAGTCATTTGTCCTTCCTTGATTTCTGTTACTCTACAGTGGTTACACCCAAACTGCTAGAAAACCTGGTTGTTGAAGACAGAACCATCTCCTTTTCAGGATGCATCTCTCAGTTCTTTTTTCAATGCATATTTGTGGTGGCTGAAACATTCATGTTGGCAGTGATGGCCTATGACAGGTTTGTAGCAGTCTGTAACCCCCTGCTCTACACCACTGCAATGTCCTTCAGGCTCTGCTCCTTGCTGGTGGGGGCATCATACTCTTGGGGTTTAATTTGCTCTGGGACCCTTACCTATTTACTAGTGGAATCATCCTACAGAGGAAAAAATATCATAAGAAATTTTGTCTGTGAACATGCAGCCATTGCCTCTGTGTCCTACTCTGACCCTTACATTAGCCAGCAGACTATTTTAGTCCTTGCTACCTTCAATGAAATCAGCACCCTCATGATCATTCTGACTTcttatgtgtttattttcatcACTGTTATGAAGAGGCCTTCAACTGGTGGCCGCCGCAAAGCCTTCTCCACATGTGCTTCTCACCTGACAGCTATCACCATCTTCCATGGGACCATTCTTTTCCTCTACTGTGTTCCTAATTCTAAGAATTCATGGCTCATGGTCAAGGTGGGGTCTGTGTTTTATAATGTAGTCATCCCCATGCTGAATCCTCTGATCTACAGCCTTAGGAATAAAGATGTCAAAGAGACTGCCAGAAAGTTCATCAATACAACATTGGTGATGAAATGTAAAGCTAGGAAAAAATGA
- the LOC103116527 gene encoding olfactory receptor 5D13-like encodes MAQANAAQHVMLTQTLTDSFGIILDCFDLKRQLQQMNKSSDSILGLVNQLFIVIHRNQENQSTEVTFILLGFSEYPDLQLPLFLLFLTIYTVTVLGNLGMILIIRINPKLHVPMYFFLSHLSFLDFCYFTVVTPKLLENLVVEDRTISFSGCISQFFFACTCVVTEMVMLAVMAYDRFVAVCNPLLYTTAMSFRLCSLLVGASYSWGIVCSLILTYFLLQLSYRGKNIIRNFVCEHAAIVSVSYSDPYISQQIILIFASINEISSLMIILTSYVFIFITVMRMPSTGSRQKAFSTCASHLTAITIFHGTILFLYCVPNSKSSWLLVKVGSVFYTVVIPMLNPLIYSLRNKDVKETVRKLVSTRLLCDKP; translated from the exons gcATTATCCTGGATTGCTTTGATCTTAAAAGGCAGCTCCAGCAAATGAATAAGTCAAGTGATTCAATACTCGG TCTAGTGAATCAACTGTTCATTGTTATCCACAGGAACcaggaaaaccagagcactgaagtcaCTTTCATTCTCTTGGGATTCTCAGAATACCCAGATCTCCAGCTGCCCCTGTTCCTCTTATTCCTGACCATCTACACAGTCACTGTGCTGGGGAACCTGGGCATGATACTGATTATCAGGATCAACCCCAAACTCCACGTCCCAATGTACTTCTTCCTCAGTCATTTGTCCTTCCTTGATTTCTGTTACTTTACAGTGGTTACACCCAAACTGCTAGAAAACCTGGTTGTCGAAGACAGAACCATCTCCTTCTCAGGATGCATCTCTCAGTTCTTCTTTGCTTGCACGTGTGTAGTGACAGAAATGGTCATGTTGGCAGTGATGGCCTATGACAGGTTTGTAGCAGTCTGTAACCCCCTGCTCTACACCACTGCAATGTCCTTCAGGCTCTGCTCCTTGCTGGTGGGGGCATCGTATTCTTGGGGTATAGTGTGTTCTTTGATTCTTACTTACTTTCTACTGCAATTATCCTACAGAGGAAAGAATATCATAAGAAACTTTGTCTGTGAGCATGCTGCCATTGTCTCTGTGTCCTACTCTGACCCCTACATCAGCCAGCAGATCATCTTAATCTTTGCATCCATCAACGAAATAAGCAGCCTGATGATCATCCTTACATCCTATGTGTTCATTTTCATCACTGTTATGAGGATGCCCTCAACTGGGAGCCGTCAGAAAGCCTTCTCCACATGTGCCTCCCACCTGACCGCCATCACCATCTTCCATGGGACTATCCTTTTCCTCTACTGTGTTCCCAACTCCAAGAGCTCCTGGCTCTTGGTCAAGGTGGGTTCTGTTTTTTACACAGTTGTCATTCCCATGTTGAACCCACTGATCTACAGCCTCAGGAATAAAGATGTAAAAGAGACAGTCAGGAAGTTAGTCAGTACTAGATTGCTCTGTGATAAGCCTTAA